A genome region from Fusarium musae strain F31 chromosome 5, whole genome shotgun sequence includes the following:
- a CDS encoding hypothetical protein (EggNog:ENOG41), whose protein sequence is MGFNKNRLYIALYPSGVVNNEERRYHWGFLIGPKNESGTEVPGMRYHVKNHPMHGWVYEEIDLPNVRSTNSLLARIIIAKVEDEKRLVEIFRSAPVVQSDPNWRCRTWVADVLSRIASDGGRAVGTSELDWAKIERVARDYVANKTATGRYMDPAVMPLPKPTWDMLQGKEVVP, encoded by the exons ATGGGTTTTAACAAGAACCGACTTTATATCGCATTGTATCCGAGTGGGGTCGTTAACAACGAAGAGCGTCG CTATCATTGGGGATTTCTCATCGGTCCTAAAAACGAGTCCGGAACCGAAGTCCCGGGCATGCGCTACCATGTCAAAAACCACCCGATGCACGGCTGGGTCTATGAAGAGATCGATCTTCCTAACGTCCGGAGCACGAACAGTCTGCTAGcccgcatcatcatcgccaaagtaGAAGACGAGAAGCGGCTTGTCGAAATATTTCGTAGCGCGCCGGTTGTTCAGAGCGACCCAAATTGGCGTTGTCGCACCTGGGTTGCGGACGTCCTTTCGAGGATAGCATCAGACGGCGGTAGGGCTGTTGGCACGTCGGAGCTAGACTGGGCAAAGATTGAGAGGGTTGCTCGTGATTACGTAGCGAACAAGACGGCGACTGGAAGATACATGGACCCGGCGGTCATGCCGTTGCCAAAGCCAACTTGGGATATGCTACAGGGAAAGGAGGTTGTACCTTGA
- a CDS encoding hypothetical protein (EggNog:ENOG41) encodes MPSNFDKLPREALTSIASVSAQVSDAISASLPIGPEQYLTITAPGTVIDLVNSDRDDSFVYNESKHHFPPANVRQAEASLVDRMMPVAKCAVGIERKSVAHSYARAIDSLIPASPVFTPSPGIPSHGNMDYAKSMELLKKKIPGTSKTFIEAYRDKEMKWAERQQAWEQAKINAARKAENAIEEGTKDYVKKRQEYFDKWMKSEAKSYKNAIQAAWMDWVINGKKMEVDMIFGMVQVDSMARIENSKEAMRSSAIDDPSGDGEEVYGVSLAPKAWATACKAKAAEWHGNDLGQLNGSDEITWSKVTISYSASDIQTYGGGSASYGLWTLGDANLPKELRQEMASCDVGISFSALVVNISRPWLHSELFSDTDLDAQRGVKVSPGPSRIHEMLVLEAQEEERSSEWAFPAYPTSFVIAADTTIEFRGRVKAIEEFWKAGSELFGYGPWSVSGSAAGRQTRVESTSTGCKISFGAPQIIGWVSQIVPSLPRS; translated from the exons ATGCCTTCCAACTTTGATAAACTGCCTAGAGAAGCTCTCACCTCCATTGCGAGCGTGAGCGCACAGGTTAGCGATGCCATCTCCGCATCTCTCCCCATCGGGCCAGAGCAGTACCTGACCATCACCGCCCCTGGAACTGTGATTGATCTGGTCAACTCGGACCGCGATGACTCATTTGTGTATAATGAATCCAAACATCATTTCCCTCCAGCAAATGTCAGACAGGCCGAAGCCAGCTTAGTTGACCGAATGATGCCGGTAGCCAAATGCGCA GTGGGCATCGAAAGAAAGAGTGTCGCACACAGTTATGCTCGCGCCATCGACAGTTTAATTCCCGCAAGTCCGGTATTCACTCCCAGCCCAGGCATCCCCAGCCATGGAAACATGGACTACGCAAAGTCAATGGAGCTTCTCAAAAAGAAAATACCCGGAACCTCAAAGACCTTCATTGAAGCTTATCGCGACAAGGAGATGAAGTGGGCTGAACGGCAGCAGGCTTGGGAACAGGCAAAGATCAATGCTGCTCGTAAGGCGGAAAATGCCATTGAAGAGGGGACCAAGGACTACGTCAAAAAGCGACAGGAATATTTTGATAAATGGATGAAGAGTGAAGCAAAGTCCTACAAGAATGCTATTCAAGCTGCATGGATGGATTGGGTTATCaatggaaagaagatggaggtcGATATGATCTTTGGTATGGTTCAGGTGGATTCTATGGCGCGCATCGAAAACAGTAAGGAGGCGATGAGGAGCTCTGCGATAGACGATCCAAGCGGCGATGGAGAGGAAGTCTACGGGGTTAGTCTCGCGCCCAAGGCCTGGGCTACGGCCTGCAAAGCTAAGGCCGCGGAGTGGCATGGCAATGATCTTGGGCAGCTGAACGGCAGTGACGAAATTACATGGAGTAAAGTCACGATATCCTACTCTGCATCTGATATACAGACTTACGGAGGTGGAAGCGCCAGCTATGGCCTCTGGACCTTGGGAGATGCTAACTTGCCTAAGGAACTGCGCCAGGAGATGGCATCCTGCGATGTCGGCATTTCATTTTCTGCCCTCGTTGTCAACATCAGCCGCCCATGGCTGCACAGCGAGCTCTTCAGCGACACGGACCTTGATGCTCAAAGAGGAGTCAAAGTTAGCCCTGGCCCAAGTCGCATCCATGAGATGCTCGTGCTCGAGGcccaggaagaggagaggagcaGTGAATGGGCTTTTCCTGCTTATCCGACCTCATTTGTCATTGCTGCTGACACAACGATTGAATTCAGGGGACGAGTGAAGGCTATAGAGGAGTTTTGGAAAGCTGGCAGTGAGCTGTTTGGGTATGGGCCGTGGTCAGTGTCAGGCAGTGCTGCGGGCCGGCAGACCAGAGTTGAATCAACTTCAACTGGCTGCAAGATCAGTTTTGGGGCACCGCAGATTATTGGCTGGGTTAGCCAAATTGTACCGTCTCTGCCGCGATCatag
- a CDS encoding hypothetical protein (EggNog:ENOG41), which yields MHCQANESLFPANPPDPDSEFALEITNSYISRVMFAPSEDLPKTYGSMTSPQDSTTTSTHEEPSPTDNGKLEPGRASAKKSLEDQIDDLLATLRDIRSFVLPAFPGARSLSYLSWRKGSALPVLLLEATPPSSVIDSM from the exons ATGCACTGCCAGGCGAACGAGAG TCTCTTCCCCGCCAATCCACCGGATCCGGACTCCGAGTTCGCGCTCGAGATCACGAACAGCTACATCTCTCGCGTCATGTTTGCTCCTTCGGAAGATCTGCCCAAAACCTACGGTAGCATGACGTCTCCTCAGGATTCCACGACAACCAGTACTCACGAAGAGCCCTCTCCCACAGACAACGGCAAACTGGAACCCGGACGAGCCAGCGCCAAGAAGTCCCTTGAGGACCAAATTGACGATCTGCTTGCGACTTTGCGAGATATCCGGTCGTTTGTCTTGCCTGCTTTCCCCGGCGCTAGATCTCTATCTTATCTCTCTTGGAGGAAAGGATCGGCACTGCCTGTATTGTTGCTGGAGGCTACGCCGCCCAGCTCCGTCATCGACTCGATGTAG
- a CDS encoding hypothetical protein (EggNog:ENOG41) translates to MGSLDNTIPPFPDDVPTVPIARISYSKLKCSDENEMNKVLKASQSDGFFYLDLTDDPAGQSLLNDTEDVLAISKRALNIPLNQKMECLAARGKQMFGYKPAGAVKQTDKDARPDTTEFFNVSKDHLLGNSESRNYPAEITNQWTYLGKFAENCHSLGLMILRILAQQLDLPSDEFARRNNISSISGDHIRMTKMPGCDSVDGKRIGLASHTDFGSITVLFNWVGGLQIQSHDPARQGEWAFVKPLPGHAIINLGDAMVKFSNGRLKSGKHRVVPLPGPSGQLDRYSLVYFVRPADDVLMEPVEQYKDEPVVTVGGKVGEERVYTAGEWLSRRLKQMSK, encoded by the coding sequence ATGGGCAGTCTTGACAACACCATTCCTCCATTCCCGGATGATGTGCCTACGGTGCCAATCGCCCGAATCTCATACTCCAAGCTAAAGTGCTCTGATGAAAATGAGATGAACAAAGTTCTCAAAGCTTCTCAATCAGATGGCTTCTTCTATCTTGACCTCACCGATGACCCCGCGGGACAATCTCTTCTGAACGACACCGAAGATGTCCTCGCTATCTCAAAACGCGCTCTGAACATCCCTCTGAACCAAAAGATGGAATGTCTCGCTGCGCGAGGCAAACAAATGTTCGGCTACAAACCCGCCGGGGCAGTCAAGCAGACTGATAAAGATGCACGACCTGATACAACAGAGTTCTTCAACGTGAGCAAAGATCACTTATTGGGAAACTCTGAGTCGCGAAACTATCCTGCCGAGATCACCAACCAGTGGACGTACTTGGGGAAGTTTGCTGAAAACTGTCACTCTTTGGGACTCATGATCCTTCGCATTTTAGCCCAGCAACTTGACCTACCATCCGACGAGTTTGCCAGGAGAAATAACATCTCTTCAATTTCTGGAGATCATATCAGAATGACCAAGATGCCAGGTTGTGACTCGGTAGATGGTAAAAGAATTGGTCTTGCATCCCATACGGACTTTGGCAGCATCACCGTGCTGTTCAATTGGGTCGGCGGTCTTCAGATCCAATCTCACGACCCCGCAAGACAAGGAGAATGGGCATTTGTCAAACCATTACCCGGACACGCTATCATCAATCTCGGCGATGCAATGGTAAAGTTCAGCAATGGACGCCTCAAGTCGGGAAAGCATCGCGTTGTGCCTTTACCTGGACCGTCAGGACAACTAGATCGGTACAGTTTGGTGTATTTTGTCAGACCAGCTGATGATGTGTTGATGGAGCCTGTTGAGCAGTACAAGGATGAACCTGTCGTTACTGTCGGCGGGAAAGTTGGTGAGGAGAGGGTTTATACTGCTGGGGAGTGGTTGTCACGCAGGTTGAAACAGATGTCAAAGTAA
- a CDS encoding hypothetical protein (EggNog:ENOG41): protein MSSDPRPSTPPHHPNFGVRMSRENIGRLVRHMLPDTTDVEVEALSALKSFNNRIYHLECRRRSQTRNDATAVDKLVLKINGRGFGPDKIENEVSCLLLLEHFCPQIPAPCAIAWSQDGMTIGTKDAQRKEVKLSGVDETASGWILMTRVPGKPINLAALNNDDEFRLATHLADYFTNWRRNVPPERFTGNISFHQMGCQPDIEIPSSDGTSEMQFVIRGMLGEELYCKDGITSVAEYYKLRTENKMRTLETNETFGPNRDLIQPLEAFIQQDLPTISSLNTKDDSFVFTHYDLSPRNILVSGLPPQVTGIVDFEFSGFFPPLDEFLNDCIANNGDWPKDMYEVYLKRLESNGVPTPLAGIKKDHWEQMALLEELVEKIAPWWLPGKFQGEQLEQELNKVKARVGELLEKSGQ, encoded by the coding sequence ATGTCATCTGATCCCCGACCGTCAACACCACCGCATCATCCAAACTTTGGTGTGCGCATGTCCCGCGAGAACATCGGCCGTTTAGTGCGCCATATGCTCCCCGACACTACCGACGTAGAAGTGGAGGCTCTTTCAGCTTTGAAGTCCTTTAACAACCGAATCTATCATCTAGAATGCCGCAGAAGATCGCAGACTCGTAACGATGCAACCGCAGTCGATAAGCTTGTGCTCAAGATCAATGGTCGAGGTTTTGGGCCAGACAAGATTGAGAATGAGGTTTCTTGTCTCCTCCTGCTGGAACACTTTTGCCCTCAAATTCCAGCACCTTGTGCGATAGCTTGGTCCCAAGACGGAATGACTATCGGCACCAAGGACGCACAGCGCAAGGAGGTGAAGCTCAGCGGTGTAGACGAGACTGCGAGTGGTTGGATATTAATGACGAGAGTTCCCGGAAAGCCCATCAACTTAGCTGCGCTCAACAACGATGACGAGTTTCGTCTGGCAACACATTTGGCGGATTATTTTACCAATTGGCGGCGCAACGTCCCTCCTGAGCGCTTTACTGGAAACATTTCCTTTCATCAAATGGGATGCCAGCCTGACATCGAAATCCCAAGCTCGGATGGCACCAGCGAAATGCAGTTTGTTATCAGAGGCATGCTTGGAGAGGAGCTCTATTGTAAAGACGGCATCACTTCCGTGGCAGAGTACTACAAACTCAGAACTGAGAACAAGATGAGAACTTTGGAGACGAACGAGACATTTGGACCAAATAGAGATCTCATACAGCCTCTGGAGGCATTCATACAGCAAGACCTCCCTACCATCAGCAGCCTGAACACCAAAGACGACTCGTTTGTATTCACCCACTACGACCTATCCCCACGAAACATTCTTGTATCCGGCCTACCTCCCCAGGTCACAGGCATCGTGGACTTTGAATTCTCCGGCTTCTTTCCACCGCTCGATGAGTTCCTGAATGACTGCATCGCCAACAATGGCGACTGGCCTAAAGATATGTACGAGGTGTATTTAAAGCGGTTGGAGAGCAATGGTGTACCAACACCGTTGGCAGGAATCAAGAAGGATCATTGGGAGCAGATGGCATTGCTGGAAGAAttggttgagaagattgcTCCTTGGTGGTTGCCTGGTAAGTTTCAAGGTGAGCAGCTGGAGCAAGAGttgaacaaggtcaaggcacGAGTAGGGGAGCTATTGGAAAAATCGGGACAGTGA
- a CDS encoding hypothetical protein (MEROPS:MER0000432): MSDGFAKVPSGAQVKPTPYKVSISDDKVDELKQLVKLGRVGPPTYESTQKEHNYGVSHQWLTDAKAAWLDFDWRAAEKHINSYNHWTVPIKDEKCDFTIHFTGLFSSKPDAVPVVMLHGWPGSFLEFLKILSILKERYTPETLPYHVIVPSLPGYAFSDKPPLDKDFGIRDVSRIVNTLMVQLGFGGGYIAQGGDIGSRISRVLAATYDECKAAHLNFCLMAEPATAQGEVSEAEKRGLERAKDFDKLGTAYALMHATRPSTIGLILSSSPLALLAWVGEKFLSWSDEDPPLEEILTSVSLYWLTDSFPTSIFPYRQRFDPDYPGSHDHPKWKISKPLGYSWFPFELAPIPVSWVKTTGNLVFWRDHERGGHFAALERPEDLLKDFGEFVEQISKDGSLKIQ; encoded by the exons ATGTCAGACGGTTTTGCAAAGGTTCCTTCGGGCGCTCAGGTCAAGCCAACGCCTTACAAGGTCTCCATTTCGGACgacaaggttgatgagcttaAGCAGCTTGTGAAGCTGGGAAGAGTCGGACCGCCGACCTATGAATCTACGCAGAAAGAACATAATTATGGAGTTAGTCATCAGTGGTTGACTGATGCGAAAGCTGCTTGGCTTGATTTTGACTG GCGCGCAGCAGAAAAGCACATTAACTCATACAATCACTGGACTGTACCCATCAAAGATGAGAAGTGTGATTTTACAATCCACTTCACGGGTCTTTTCTCCTCTAAGCCTGATGCTGTCCCCGTGGTAATGCTCCATGGTTGGCCGGGTAGCTTTCTAGAGTTTCTCAAGATCCTCTCCATTCTCAAGGAGCGCTACACCCCCGAGACGCTCCCCTACCACGTCATTGTGCCATCTCTTCCCGGCTATGCTTTCTCAGATAAGCCGCCATTGGACAAGGACTTTGGCATCAGAGACGTTTCCCGCATTGTGAACACTTTGATGGTTCAGTTGGGTTTTGGAGGCGGCTATATCGCTCAGGGAGGCGATATCGGAAGCAGGATTTCTCGTGTACTCGCAGCTACTTATGATGAGTGCAAAG CGGCTCATCTCAACTTCTGCCTCATGGCGGAGCCGGCAACTGCACAGGGTGAAGTCTCAGAGGCAGAAAAGAGAGGCCTCGAGCGTGCAAAGGACTTTGACAAGCTAGGTACCGCCTACGCTCTGATGCACGCCACAAGACCAAGCACAATCGGCCTCATCCTCTCATCGTCGCCTCTCGCGCTTCTAGCCTGGGTCGGCGAGAAATTCCTGAGCTGGAGTGACGAAGATCCTCCCCTGGAGGAAATTCTCACCTCGGTTTCACTTTACTGGCTAACAGACAGCTTCCCTACTTCGATCTTTCCATACCGTCAACGCTTTGACCCAGATTACCCCGGCTCACACGATCACCCGAAGTGGAAGATCAGTAAGCCATTAGGTTACAGCTGGTTTCCGTTTGAGCTTGCTCCTATTCCTGTAAGCTGGGTGAAGACGACGGGCAATCTGGTGTTTTGGAGGGATCATGAGCGGGGTGGACATTTTGCTGCACTAGAGAGACCGGAGGATTTGTTGAAGGACTTTGGGGAGTTTGTAGAGCAGATCTCCAAGGATGGGTCTTTGAAGATCCAGTGA
- a CDS encoding hypothetical protein (EggNog:ENOG41): MPTHLAAICPGKGQPFQVQARSTPKPGPEELLIVVKSVALNPADVIMRDQGLFIAGYPAVIGFDMSGLVLQVGENVPAGDDGFQPGTRIAAYSASAWRGCAPDYGPFQEKCLVPWQHAVRLSDQEMSWNHAATLPVSVQVPLSAWDMMRIPRSYDKLSSQDLNQAEKKEALLIWGSSSSIGTMGVQTAHLMCQDPKSPFAAVYATAGPANHDYIHSLGASRVFNYKDPNVVELIVAAAKEDGLVIRHCFLATGNLSFCQAVLKEFIDVDPIERKIAAKIGSAPWIPADAENVDGVEVVFVMPSAVEEERLEQFKYWIGHYLSKKLSNGNIRPSPEPRVVGKGLEFINSALDKMSEGVSCTKLVVEIGE; the protein is encoded by the coding sequence ATGCCTACTCATCTCGCCGCTATCTGCCCAGGCAAAGGCCAACccttccaagtccaagcacGATCCACTCCAAAGCCAGGACCAGAAGAACTTCTCATTGTAGTCAAGTCTGTCGCTCTCAATCCAGCAGATGTCATCATGCGCGATCAAGGACTATTCATCGCAGGATATCCCGCTGTTATTGGCTTCGACATGTCCGGCTTGGTACTACAAGTCGGCGAAAATGTTCCAgctggcgatgatggcttcCAGCCCGGCACTCGTATTGCTGCatattctgcttctgcttggaGAGGCTGCGCTCCCGATTACGGTCCTTTCCAAGAAAAATGCCTTGTCCCGTGGCAACATGCTGTGCGTCTGTCAGATCAGGAGATGTCGTGGAACCATGCTGCGACACTGCCTGTGTCTGTGCAAGTACCTCTTAGCGCGTGGGATATGATGCGTATTCCAAGATCCTATGATAAACtatcttctcaagatctcaatcaggccgagaagaaagaagcgCTTCTTATCTGGGGTTCATCATCCAGCATCGGCACCATGGGCGTACAAACAGCTCATCTGATGTGCCAAGATCCCAAGTCGCCCTTTGCAGCTGTGTATGCTACTGCTGGGCCAGCGAACCACGATTATATACACTCACTCGGCGCCAGTCGTGTATTTAACTACAAGGATCCAAACGTTGTCGAGTTAATTGTCGCCGCTGCAAAAGAAGATGGGCTCGTCATCCGACATTGTTTCCTCGCGACCGGAAACCTTTCTTTTTGTCAGGCTGTGCTCAAAGAATTTATTGATGTTGACCCTATTGAGAGGAAGATAGCTGCCAAAATTGGGTCGGCTCCTTGGATTCCAGCAGATGCTGAGAACGttgatggagttgaggtCGTTTTCGTGATGCCATCGGCGGTTGAAGAGGAAAGACTGGAGCAGTTCAAGTACTGGATTGGTCATTATTTGAGTAAGAAGTTGTCTAATGGTAATATTAGACCAAGTCCTGAGCCTAGAGTTGTAGGGAAAGGTTTGGAGTTCATCAACAGTGCTTTGGATAAGATGTCTGAAGGCGTCAGTTGTACAAAGTTAGTGGTGGAAATTGGGGAATGA
- a CDS encoding hypothetical protein (EggNog:ENOG41), whose translation MLPSLLLLALAGLTSASPTGFLTTSHHLQAREIHADELHSRALANHPKDLIIDSKDLNDYIKKHPNSDSVVYLKDKQSFVPLSSVSEVEDKEAKDDISKRQYTAPCYVYDQWQARDSQSYWGPWETASGCLYTGLSEGSGTRTISWSKSVSVEVSGGLDWNPIKDVLGVSLGLAVTNTWTDGGKIDCNIPAGSVGQIWAQKYLGEAHMWKIMCQSCGASGQKCLGDWEEAGFVKAPTDGSDPGKNLNTGCSTGNENVEC comes from the exons ATGCTtccaagccttcttctcttggcTCTCGCTGGACTAACTAGCGCCTCTCCAACTGGGTTTCTTACCACTTCCCATCATCTACAGGCTAGAGAGATCCATGCTGATGAACTTCATTCCCGCGCCCTTGCCAATCACCCCAAAGACCTCATCATTGACTCAAAGGATCTCAATGACTACATCAAGAAACATCCCAATTCTGATAGCGTCGTCTATCTAAAGGACAAACAGTCTTTCGTTCCATTGTCAAGCGTCTCAGAAGTCGAAGACAAAGAAGCTAAAGACGACATATCCAAGCGTCAGTATACTGCCCCTTGCTATGTGTATGACCAGTGGCAGGCCCGCGACTCTCAGTCCTACTGGGGCCCGTGGGAGACAGCTTCTGGCTGCCTGTACACCGGCTTGAGTGAGGGTTCGGGTACCCGAACCATCAGTTGGTCCAAATCAGTCTCGGTTGAAGTCTCAGGTGGCTTAGATTGGAACCCTATCAAGGATGTCTTGGGTGTCTCTCTCGGCCTTGCTGTTACAAACACTTGGACTGATGGTGGTAAGATCGACTGCAACATCCCTGCTGGATCAGTCGGCCAGATCTGGGCGCAGAAGTATCTGGGAGAAG CACATATGTGGAAAATAATGTGCCAGTCATGCGGTGCCTCTGGCCAAAAGTGTCTTGGTGACTGGGAAGAAGCTGGATTCGTCAAAGCTCCTACTGACGG GTCTGATCCTGGCAAGAACCTAAACACAGGCTGCAGTACCGGCAATGAGAATGTCGAGTGCTAG
- a CDS encoding hypothetical protein (EggNog:ENOG41), protein MSLTKDLAQVEHVDPDKMAFEEVERPAAREANDREHTLTIRDALRLYPKAIAFSLLFSTAIIMEGYDLSLLGSFYGYDAFKQKFGNEVDSNGNPIVSADWQTYIQVGGMCGQIIGLYINGWVSDAFGYKKTMLASQVLMIGLIFFPFFAPNLEVLLAGNILLGLPWGIFQTLTLAYASDVAPVVLRPYLTAYVNLCWVIGQLIGAGVLRGFSTMGGDWSYRIPFALQWAWPPFIMLGTLFAPESPWWLVRKERYEDAKRSILSLTTQCDIPFDADAQVELLKATNQLEIENSAGTNYWHCFMRSDLRRTEVASISYTAQALCGSSLMGYAVQFYLEAGLSSERALDFNVIQYCVGAVGVVLSWFLMARFGRRHIYICGMASLFFILIAVGALGFAKKTEQTGWAIGSLLVVYTFVYDMTIGPIAYTIVAEISSTRLKAKTIVLARNFSNIAGLVTNTLMPRMLGRNSWNWGAKTGLFWAGWCLLIFIWAFFRLPEPKGRTYGELDLLFEHNVPARKFASTKVDQFPTHGSAEKVQEE, encoded by the exons ATGTCTCTAACAAAGGATCTCGCTCAGGTTGAGCACGTCGATCCCGACAAGATGGcctttgaagaagttgagcgCCCTGCTGCGCGCGAGGCCAATGATCGCGAACACACCCTCACTATTCGCGATGCCCTCCGCCTATACCCCAAAGCCATCGCCTTCTCCCTCCTTTTCTCAAcggccatcatcatggaaGGTTATGATCTTAGTTTGTTGGGTAGCTTTTACGGCTATGACGC ATTCAAGCAGAAATTCGGTAACGAAGTCGACTCGAACGGAAACCCTATTGTCTCGGCCGATTGGCAGACTTATATCCAAGTTGGTGGCATGTGTGGTCAGATCATCGGTCTTTACATCAACGGTTGGGTCTCTGATGCTTTTGGTTACAAGAAGACCATGTTGGCGAGTCAGGTTCTCATGATTGGactcatcttcttccccttcttTGCACCAAACCTTGAGGTCCTCTTGGCTGGAaacatcctcctcggtctGCCATGGGGTATTTTCCAGACTCTCACTCTCGCCTACGCTTCTGATGTTGCGCCCGTTGTGCTGCGACCGTATCTTACTGCCTACGTCAACCTTTGCTGGGTCATCGGTCAGCTCATCGGTGCAGGTGTTCTTCGAGGGTTCAGCACCATGGGTGGTGATTGGTCTTACAGAATCCCTTTTGCTCTTCAGTGGGCTTGGCCTCCTTTCATCATGCTCGGTACCCTGTTCGCTCCCGAGTCTCCTTGGTGGCTTGTGCGAAAGGAGCGATATGAAGATGCTAAGCGATCTATTCTCTCGCTCACCACCCAGTGCGACATTCCTTTCGATGCTGATGCTcaggttgagcttctcaaggctacCAACCAGCTGGAGATTGAGAACTCTGCTGGAACCAACTACTGGCACTGCTTCATGCGCAGCGATCTTCGACGAACTGAAGTCGCTTCCATCAGCTACACTGCCCAGGCTCTCTGCGGTAGCTCTCTCATGGGCTACGCTGTTCAGTTCTACCTCGAAGCTGGTCTCTCCTCTGAGCGAGCTCTTGACTTTAACGTCATTCAGTACTGTGTCGGTGCTGTCGGTGTTGTTCTATCCTGGTTCCTCATGGCTCGCTTCGGTCGTCGCCATATCTACATCTGCGGCATggcctctcttttcttcatcctcatcgccgtCGGTGCCCTCGGCTTCGCCAAGAAGACTGAGCAAACCGGCTGGGCCATCGGTAGCTTGCTCGTCGTATACACCTTCGTCTACGACATGACCATCGGTCCCATCGCTTATACCATCGTCGCCGAGATCTCCTCCACCcgtctcaaggccaagactaTCGTGCTGGCCCGTAACTTTAGCAACATCGCCGGTCTCGTCACCAACACCCTCATGCCCCGCATGCTCGGTCGCAACTCGTGGAACTGGGGTGCCAAGACTGGTCTCTTCTGGGCTGGATGGTGTCTGTTGATCTTCATCTGGGCCTTCTTCCGCCTTCCCGAGCCCAAGGGCCGAACATATGGTGAACTCGATCTTCTCTTCGAGCACAATGTTCCTGCGCGCAAGTTTGCTAGCACCAAGGTTGATCAGTTCCCTACACATGGATCAGCAGAGAAGGTCCAGGAGGAGTAA
- a CDS encoding hypothetical protein (EggNog:ENOG41) — MDYIVKGLVGSLRHQIDALPDTGAKRNFVSQQLVEKPGLVPKVRIKERFRLPTGATVESSGTVDVPFTFLGEAENYLLDCCILPKCTQDLILCQAFLKATGTLTKFTGRITKSLRKFTSRLRFSLIEDDTCCLQGKFDNIPSIALADTGCDAMLISADFARRHSLQIDKSFEHRRTIEYADGSLDTTTGIVYDSTWQFSSSWDSIPCNFYVLDDLKADIILSSHFIFEHKVFSQFEEDIIDTSLMPGRDFGDIYNIRLVISHYSSALKHLEASSIADSKTTRKPSGCRPRERSANTTA; from the coding sequence ATGGACTACATAGTGAAAGGTTTGGTAGGCTCCCTGAGACATCAGATCGACGCATTGCCAGACACCGGTGCGAAACGCAACTTCGTGTCTCAGCAACTTGTTGAGAAGCCTGGGCTCGTGCCTAAAGTCCGGATTAAAGAAAGGTTCCGGCTGCCAACGGGGGCTACAGTCGAGTCTTCCGGTACCGTAGACGTCCCTTTTACTTTCTTGGGAGAAGCAGAGAATTATCTGCTTGATTGTTGCATCCTCCCCAAATGCACACAAGATCTCATCCTGTGTCAAGCGTTTCTCAAAGCGACAGGCACTTTAACCAAGTTTACCGGTCGTATCACGAAATCGTTGAGAAAGTTTACTTCTCGACTAAGATTCAGCCTCATCGAGGATGATACATGCTGTTTGCAGGGAAAATTTGACAACATACCTTCGATTGCCCTGGCGGACACAGGATGTGACGCGATGCTGATATCAGCAGACTTTGCTAGGCGGCACTCCCTGCAAATTGATAAGAGTTTTGAGCACAGGCGTACTATCGAGTATGCCGATGGGTCCTTAGATACCACTACTGGTATCGTTTACGATTCCACTTGGCAGTTTAGTAGTTCTTGGGATTCGATCCCCTGTAACTTCTATGTCCTTGACGATCTCAAAGCAGATATCATATTGAGCAGTCATTTCATCTTCGAACACAAAGTATTTTCGCAATTCGAGGAGGATATCATTGATACGAGTCTCATGCCTGGCCGAGATTTCGGAGACATTTACAACATTCGGCTGGTTATTAGCCACTACAGCTCTGCATTGAAGCACCTGGAGGCCTCCTCCATCGCTGATAGTAAGACCACCAGAAAGCCTAGCGGATGTCGACCCCGAGAACGGAGTGCTAATACTACTGCTTAG